One part of the Candidatus Methylomirabilota bacterium genome encodes these proteins:
- a CDS encoding glycosyltransferase family 2 protein: MIDLSVVIPVYNEEENLPPLWQELAGVLGGLGLAFEVVFVDDGSRDRSAEIIRGFREADPCVRLVRLKTNAGETAATDAGFKAARGRFVVVMDADLQNDPRDIPTLLGHLDTWDAATGWRVDRGAGDGWLRRVSSRVANRVRNALSDETVEDSGCTFRAFRRECLRGLVLYRGFHRFIPTLLRMRGYRVVEVPVRHRPRRFGASKYGVWNRAVVAFVDLLAVRWMKSRLLRYEIAESLGGDLVEE; encoded by the coding sequence GTGATTGACCTCTCGGTCGTCATTCCCGTCTACAACGAAGAGGAGAACCTCCCGCCCCTCTGGCAGGAGCTCGCCGGCGTGCTCGGCGGCCTCGGCCTCGCCTTCGAGGTCGTCTTCGTGGACGACGGGAGCCGCGACAGGAGCGCCGAGATCATCCGCGGCTTCCGCGAGGCGGACCCGTGCGTGCGGCTCGTGCGCCTCAAGACGAACGCCGGTGAGACGGCGGCGACCGACGCGGGCTTCAAGGCCGCGCGCGGGCGCTTCGTCGTCGTGATGGACGCCGACCTCCAGAACGACCCGCGCGACATTCCGACGCTCCTCGGGCACCTCGACACGTGGGATGCCGCCACCGGCTGGCGCGTGGACCGCGGCGCGGGCGACGGCTGGCTCCGGCGCGTGTCCTCGCGCGTCGCGAACCGCGTGCGCAACGCGCTCTCCGACGAGACGGTCGAGGACAGCGGATGCACGTTCCGGGCGTTCCGCCGCGAGTGCCTGCGCGGCCTCGTCCTCTACCGCGGCTTCCACCGCTTCATCCCGACGCTCCTCCGGATGCGGGGCTACCGCGTCGTCGAGGTGCCGGTGCGCCACCGCCCGCGCCGGTTCGGGGCCTCGAAGTACGGCGTGTGGAATCGCGCGGTCGTCGCCTTCGTGGACCTGCTCGCGGTCCGCTGGATGAAGTCGCGCCTGCTCCGCTACGAGATCGCGGAGAGCCTGGGCGGCGACCTCGTCGAGGAGTAG
- a CDS encoding UbiX family flavin prenyltransferase has translation MMRLVVGITGATGSIYGIRLLEVLRGHAEVQTHLVISAPGKRTIVEETAYATKDVEALAAHHYDNRDIGASIASGSFRTMGTVIAPCSIKTAGAIASCHSDSLIARAADVTLKEGRPLILLVRETPLHLGHVKCLLALAEMGAVLLPPMPAFYNRPKDIDDIVNHTVARVLDRLNLPQTLVAEWQGTNRPAKGEPGD, from the coding sequence GTGATGCGGCTGGTCGTCGGGATCACGGGCGCGACGGGCTCGATCTACGGCATCCGCCTCCTCGAGGTGCTGCGCGGTCACGCCGAGGTGCAGACGCACCTCGTGATCTCGGCGCCCGGCAAGCGCACGATCGTCGAGGAGACCGCGTACGCGACGAAGGACGTCGAGGCGCTCGCGGCGCACCACTACGACAACCGCGACATCGGCGCGTCCATCGCCTCGGGCTCGTTCCGCACGATGGGCACGGTGATCGCGCCGTGCTCGATCAAGACCGCGGGCGCGATCGCCTCGTGCCACAGCGACTCGCTCATCGCGCGCGCGGCCGACGTCACGCTGAAGGAGGGCCGGCCCCTCATCCTGCTCGTGCGCGAGACGCCGCTGCACCTGGGCCACGTGAAGTGCCTGCTGGCGCTCGCCGAGATGGGCGCGGTCCTGCTGCCGCCGATGCCGGCGTTCTACAACCGGCCGAAGGACATCGACGACATCGTCAACCACACGGTCGCGCGCGTGCTCGACCGGCTCAATCTGCCGCAGACGCTCGTCGCCGAATGGCAAGGGACGAACCGCCCGGCGAAGGGCGAGCCGGGTGATTGA